In the Colletotrichum lupini chromosome 1, complete sequence genome, one interval contains:
- a CDS encoding DlpA domain-containing protein, with product MTSTHDERIAALQTFTACDISDALVKLKVPGAGFLPDLQLLGQPNPADAPITIAPASTILFARKGETLDSPAANIPKNTHWADITQPGTIVIIRQPDGQKNAVCGGIMAVRMKVRQAKAIVVVGRARDLDELTSTGLPVWSRGLSTVGAGAESTPWAVEVPINVDGTVVNPGDLVFADPVNGVVVIPRDQVDKVLELLPKLTAADDKVKADVLNGTSVFDAFKAHRSNL from the exons ATGACCAGCACGCACGACGAACGAATTGCAGCTCTTCAAACTTTCACCGCTTGTGACATTTCAGATGCACTCGTGAAGCTCAAAGTACCCGGGGCTGGCTTCCTGCCTGATCTGCAACTGCTGGGCCAACCGAACCCCGCAGATGCTCCCATCACCATAGCACCAGCATCCACGATACTCTTCGCTCGGAAGGGCGAAACGTTGGATTCGCCCGCGGCGAACATTCCCAAAAACACGCACTGGGCTGATATCACCCAGCCTGGTACCATCGTGATCATCAGACAGCCCGACGGGCAGAAGAATGCCGTCTGCGGAGGAATCATGGCTGTGAGGATGAAGGTTCGGCAAGCGAAGGCGATCGTAGTAGTAGGTCGCGCCAGGGATCTGGACGAACTAACCAGTACGGGTCTACCG GTCTGGTCAAGGGGACTCTCCACGGTTGGCGCAGGGGCAGAGAGCACCCCTTGGGCAGTCGAAGTACCTATCAATGTCGATGGCACGGTTGTCAACCCTGGCGATCTCGTTTTCGCTGATCCGGTGAATGGGGTTGTCGTCATCCCCAGGGATCAAGTCGACAAGGTCCTAGAGCTCCTCCCCAAGCTCACAGCTGCCGACGACAAGGTCAAGGCGGACGTGCTGAATGGTACATCCGTTTTTGATGCCTTTAAGGCGCACCGGAGCAATCTCTAA
- a CDS encoding GTPase binding protein Rid1 — protein MGSAAEGDNNGGGRPRSSVLKSFIHRRNQSEGSALFTSPPSVQVTTTPAQHISAAYAQLEGRMPPPPPIRTEGLGALGELNNHSSPRKQQPVADSNRDRSRSPTKSAFSNMSFKSLAKEARKSRDVSPEKPKKTKSSTNLAGFLSRPRSTMSLNKTTKEEEERRQAKDKENRTPPSSTSSADMTGGPAPPIYAQFCSQDLGSNGLRGKASFDAGSGRYGSDASSDLSKKQRPKSYHPSTAISEHKSTSDLRSRPKMDGREPSASERIKSKVQRPKLFTAFSAAGSSTKSKASDSADRPIDPKAIDQHLEAMLDRRNIPENQRYKMRSLADTIKMEFIRQDWAEMAAKEQAGVADTTAEPTSAATGGSDKEETQSKRSRGRSFTLSRKKDPKEPASPTKKSKGENTSIGRHFRSKSTESVVSERPVSASSTGSNGILSKIKFGQGPGDYVSYLRKVQKPELVEVGKLHKLRLLLRNETVSWTEDFIKQGGMEEIVGLLKRILAIEWREEHDDALLHENLLCLKALCTTALALQYLHSIHEDLFPKLLHMLFDPEKKGPSEFTTRNIITSVLFTYIESATPMERIARAQKVLSFLRNPQPKEEERPLGFVLEMRKDRPYTVWNKEVVSVTKEVFWIFLHHLNVIALPSEMSTKGGAPLGTITNGASSFQDPHAFMHRHFPSERPPVPAAPYVGGVEWDATNYLASHLDLMNAIIACTPTAAQRNNLRNDLRISGWEKVLGGSLRLCKEKFYGCVHEALRCWVAAATEDGWDSRDVRYGPPPESRSASPKKTQKAQKPVDAAPKIEIPKLDFGLDNHRVTPVKERGVWLS, from the exons ATGGGCTCCGCCGCCGAAGGAGATAACAATGGAGGAGGCCGCCCCAGGTCTTCGGTCCTCAAGAGCTTCATCCACCGCCGTAACCAGTCCGAGGGCTCTGCGCTCTTCACCTCGCCGCCCTCCGTCCAGGTCACCACCACGCCCGCCCAACACATCTCGGCCGCCTACGCACAGCTCGAGGGCAGGAtgccgcctcctcctcccatcCGCACCGAAGGTCTGGGGGCCCTCGGCGAGCTGAACAACCACTCGTCGCCCCGCAAACAACAACCGGTAGCAGACAGCAACCGAGACCGATCGCGCTCGCCGACCAAGTCCGCCTTTAGCAACATGTCCTTCAAGTCCTTGGCCAAGGAGGCCCGAAAATCACGCGACGTCTCCCCCGAGAAACCCAAAAAGACGAAATCGAGCACGAACCTGGCCGGCTTCCTGTCTCGACCCCGATCGACCATGTCCCTGAACAAGACcacgaaggaggaggaggagcgaCGCCAGGCTAAGGACAAGGAGAACCGCACACCCCCGAGCTCGACGTCGAGCGCCGACATGACGGGTGGTCCGGCGCCGCCCATCTACGCACAATTCTGCAGTCAGGACCTCGGGAGCAATGGGCTGCGTGGAAAGGCGTCTTTCGACGCCGGTAGTGGACGTTATGGAAGCGACGCCTCGAGCGACCTGTCCAAGAAGCAGAGACCAAAGTCATACCACCCCTCCACCGCCATCTCCGAGCACAAATCTACATCGGACCTACGCAGCAGGCCAAAGATGGACGGCCGCGAACCTTCTGCTTCGGAGAGAATCAAAAGCAAGGTCCAACGTCCCAAGCTCTTCACAGCCTTTTCCGCCGCTGGGTCTAGCACGAAGTCCAAGGCCTCGGATTCCGCCGACAGGCCCATCGACCCTAAAGCGATCGACCAGCACCTCGAGGCCATGCTCGATCGGCGCAACATCCCCGAGAATCAGCGCTACAAGATGCGCAGCCTGGCAGATACAATCAAGATGGAGTTCATCCGACAGGACTGGGCGGAAATGGCGGCCAAAGAGCAGGCGGGCGTCGCTGACACCACTGCCGAGCCCACCTCTGCGGCGACTGGAGGCTCTGATAAAGAGGAGACACAATCCAAGCGCTCCCGCGGGAGGAGCTTCACCCTGTCGCGAAAAAAGGACCCCAAGGAGCCCGCGTCCCCGACGAAAAAGTCAAAGGGCGAGAATACCTCCATCGGTCGTCATTTCCGGAGCAAGTCTACCGAGAGTGTGGTGAGCGAGCGGCCCGTTTCGGCGAGCTCGACGGGGAGCAACGGCATTCTTTCTAAGATCAAGTTCGGCCAGGGGCCGGGAGACTACGTTTCGTATCTGCGCAAAGTGCAGAAGCCGGAGTTGGTCGAGGTTGGGAAGCTGCACAAGCTGCGGCTTCTTCTGCGTAACGAGACGGTCTCGTGGACcgaggactttattaagcaAGGCGGCATGGAGGAGATTGTCGGCCTCTTGAAACGCATTCTCGCTATTGAGTGGAG AGAGGAACACGACGATGCCCTTCTCCACGAAAACTTATTATGCTTGAAGGCTTTGTGCACCACAGCGCTGGCCTTGCAATATCTCCACTCCATTCACGAGGACTTGTTTCCCAAGCTCCTCCATATGCTGTTCGACCCCGAGAAGAAGGGTCCCAGCGAGTTTACTACACGCAACATCATCACGTCAGTGTTATTTACATACATTGAGTCAGCCACGCCCATGGAGCGCATTGCGCGCGCGCAAAAGGTGCTCTCCTTCTTGCGCAACCCCCAGCCCAAGGAAGAGGAGAGGCCGCTCGGCTTCGTGCTGGAGATGCGCAAAGACCGGCCGTACACGGTCTGGAACAAGGAGGTCGTCAGCGTCACCAAGGAGGTCTTTTGGATCTTTCTACACCACCTCAACGTCATTGCCCTGCCGTCCGAGATGTCGACCAAGGGCGGCGCGCCGCTCGGCACAATCACAAACGGCGCGTCTTCCTTCCAAGACCCGCACGCCTTTATGCATCGGCACTTCCCCTCGGAGCGCCCCCCCGTTCCGGCGGCCCCCTACGTCGGCGGCGTGGAGTGGGACGCGACGAACTACCTCGCCTCGCACCTGGACCTCATGAACGCCATCATCGCCTGCACGCCGACGGCGGCGCAGCGCAACAACCTGCGCAACGACCTCCGGATTTCCGGGTGGGAGAAGGTGCTGGGCGGCAGTCTGCGGCTGTGCAAAGAAAAGTTTTACGGCTGCGTGCACGAGGCGCTGCGGTGCTGGGTCGCGGCGGCGACGGAGGACGGGTGGGATTCGAGGGATGTGCGGTACGGGCCGCCGCCCGAGTCGCGGAGCGCGAGCCCGAAGAAGACGCAGAAGGCGCAGAAGCCCGTTGACGCGGCGCCCAAGATTGAGATTCCGAAATTGGATTTTGGGCTTGATAATCATCGGGTTACGCCTGTGAAGGAGAGGGGCGTTTGGCTTTCGTGA